The genomic DNA CGATCCTCGCCGCGCCGAAGGTCGCCGCTCAGTTGATTGCAGCCGCTTGCGGGGAGACTCGGGCTCGCTGAGCCAGTCCGTCAGCCGGGTCCATTAAAATTACGTTTTTTTCCGCCGCGTCCATCCGCCATGCCGTTGCCCGCAGAATCCCACGATGCCGTCATCGCCGCGACCCGTCACTGGCTGACGGAGGCCGTGATCGGCCTGAACCTGTGCCCGTTCGCGAAGGCCGTGCATGTGAAGGGTCAGATTCGCTACGCGGTCAGCGAAGCGGACAGTCTCGAAGCGGTCCTAACCGATCTGGAAGCCGAGCTGCAGACGCTCGTCGCGGCCGACCCCGCCGACATCGACACGACGCTGCTGATCCTGCCGCGCGCGTTCAGCGACTTTCTCGACTTCAATGACTGCCTGTTCTTCGCCGACCGGCTGATCCAGCAGCTGAAGCTTGAAGGCGTCATTCAGATCGCGAGCTTTCATCCGCATTACCAGTTCGAAGGCAGCGCGCCCGACGATATCGAAAACTACACGAACCGGGCGCCCTATCCGAT from Paraburkholderia sp. HP33-1 includes the following:
- a CDS encoding DUF1415 domain-containing protein; translated protein: MPLPAESHDAVIAATRHWLTEAVIGLNLCPFAKAVHVKGQIRYAVSEADSLEAVLTDLEAELQTLVAADPADIDTTLLILPRAFSDFLDFNDCLFFADRLIQQLKLEGVIQIASFHPHYQFEGSAPDDIENYTNRAPYPILHLLREDSIERAVQAFPDAEEIYERNQETLRRIGLAGWDALMKR